CTAGCTTCGCGCTATCGGCTGGAGCTTGGTACAACATTCGCGATCGCGCTGCTGCTGGCGCTCTCCAATATCCCGCTGTGGCGCGAGAGCTTCGCTCCGGACCGCGATCCAGATTGCTGGCGTGCCTACGCCTGGATTCAGCAGCACACCCCGGCCGACACGATCGTGCTGAACACCGATGAATGGGCGCCCTACGCAACCTGGCGACGAACCCTCTTGACTCCCCTGCCGGCCTCGGAACCCCGCGCTGGCGACAACGATGCGCGCCGGGCAGCAGCGGCCTTGTCCGCGGGTCATCCGCCCCTAGTCAGCACAGTGGTCGAGGTGATTGCTCCCGGCGGCAAGTGGCAGCGTGGTTCGGTCATCTGGAATTCACCGTCAGGATGGGCGATCGTGCAGCAGTGGCCGGAGACAGCGGCGACAGCGCCGCGCCGACCAAAACCCGGCCATACGCTGCGCTTCCCCGCTTCTCCGCGCCCTCGGCTGGCGTTTACTTTGCGCCGCTGGAAATCTGAACTTCCGGCAAGCTTGCCGACCGCAATTTCTGGTTGAGTGCCGCGAGGTCACGCGACTTCACCTGCTCCCATTTTGTGAGCAGCAGCGGGAGCGATCGCTGCAAGTCGCGGAAGGTCGCCACCACCTGCGATGTCGGCGCCGTGTCGGCGCTGTCCACCATCTCATACACCGTCCCGAGGCTGCTGCTCAGGCCCGTAAGATTGTCGCTGGCAGCGCGCTGTCCGTATTCGCCGGGCGCGCCCTCCAGTGTTCGCAAGGTCTTGTCCAGTTCGTTGATCGCTTCGGCAACATCGCCCGGCAGCGACTTCGCGGGCATCAGCAGATTCCTTAACTGCGTCCGCACCGAGCGCACCTGCTGCAGGGCGTCGTAGTCCTGCTGCAGCACATCGGCGATCTTGGTTGCGATGTCGAATTGCTGCGCCAGGCCCTCCGCCGGCGTGGTGACGCGCGGGTCCATCTTCACCGTGAGTTTTTGCGACAAGGTCTTCCCGTCCGCCGTGAGCTTCACCGTGTACTCGCCCGGCAGCGCGCGAGGCCCTTGCGGCGCCAGCGGAGTGTCGTGGGGAATCGCCGAAATCGGCAAGTTCCGCCTCAGCACGGCAGGCGGAGGATAGTGCAGGTCCCAAACCCAACGATGCATCCCCGACGACGCTGCCAAAACCCGCGGCGGCCTTGCCCAGGACGTCATCACGGTCAAGTCTTTGGGGTTGATCTCTTCCGGTTTATCCGTGCTGGCGAAGCGCCGCACCAATTTCTCCGCAGCATCAAATACCTCTAAAACAGCCTGTTGGCTTTCATCCTTCAAGTAGTAGTTGATGATTGCACCATCCGGCGGATTCTGACCCGCCGGCTCTTCCGGCGGCAGCGGCGTGTCGGTATTGGTGCTGCGCCGCACGCGATATGCGACCTGTGGTTGGAACAGATGCGCCTGCGCCCGCGCCATTTCGACCGACATCTGCCGCAAGGGCGTAATGTCATCCAGAATCCAGAACGACCGCCCGTGCGTGCCCACCACGATGTCGTCGCCATGCACCACCAGGTCGCGCATGGAGGTGTGCGGCAGGTTCAATTGCAGCGCTTGCCAGTGGTCGCCATCATCGAAGGAGACCCAGATGCTAGTCTCCGTTCCGGCAAACAGCAGGCCCTTGCGCTCCGGATCTTCGCGCACCGCGTTCACCGCGGCATCGTCGGGCAAGCCGTTGGTGATCTTCTGCCAGGTCTCGCCGCCGTCGTGCGTACGGTAGATGTAGGCATGCAGGTCGTCAAGCCGGAAGCGATTCACCGCGGCATAGCAAGTGTTGGTGTCGAAGTGCCCGGCCTCGATCTGCGCGACCTTGCTCCATGGCGTCAACTCCGCAGGCGTGACGTTCTGCCAGGTCTTACCGCCGTCGCGGGTGACGTGGATGAGCCCATCATCGCTGCCCACCCAAATGACGTTCGCATCCTGGAATGAAGGCCCGATGCTGTAGATCACGCCGCGATGTTCGGTCTTGTCGTTGGCCGCGAAATTTCCCAGGTTTGGCGGCACACCGGGATGCTCGCGCGTCAGGTCGGGACTGACAACCTCCCAGCTCTGCCCGCCGTTGGTCGTCTTGAACAGCACGTTCGATCCGAGGTAAAGCGCGTGCTTGTCCACCGGGGAGAAGATGAGCGGCGCGGTGCGATTGAAGCGGTACTTCCCTGTCCGCAGCACGACCGGTGAAACATCCTGGGACTGCGTGGTCGTCTGGTCGTAGCGCGAGACTTTGCCGCCGTAAATGAAGTTCGGATGCAGCGGATCGGGCGCGACGTAGCCATACTCCTCCGTGCCCACGGTGTGCCAGTCGCGAAAGGTGATGGCGCCGTAATCGCTGCGGCTGGCGGTGCCGGCCGACCCGCTCTCCTGTTGCCCGCCGTACACCCAGTAGGGAAAGCGGTCGTCGGTGATCACGTGATAGAACTGCGCCGTCGGCTGGTTGTACCACGAACTCCAGGTGGCGCCACCGTTCACGGTCAGGGTCGCGCCCTGGTCGGCGCCCATCAGGATGATGTCGGGATTCTCCGGGTTGATCCAGATGCGGTGGTAATCATCGCCGCCGGGCGCGCCTTTGATGGCGGTGAAGCTGGTTCCGCCGTCGGTGGAGCGGTACGTCGTGGTATTGGCGGAGTACACAACGTCCGGATTGCGTGGGTCCACCTTGACCTCGGCGAAATCGTCGGCGCGACCGTAGACCCGCGTTTCATTGTTGACCCGATTCCACGTCTGGCCGGCATTGTCGGAGCGATAGAGGCCGCCGTGCTCCGCGTCCGCCTGCACCGTCGCGTAGATGCGATTGGGATTGCTGGGCGCGATGCCGAGCCCGATTCGCCCTAGCCCTTCCGCCCACGTCGGCAGCCCCTGCGTTAGCGGCTGCCAGGTTTTTCCGCCGTCGGTGGATTTGAACAGTCCGCTGCCCGGCCCGAGAATGGCGCCCCCGGTGGTCCATGGTGGCCGGCGCGCCGACCACAGCACGGCATACAGAGTCTGCGAGTTCTTCGGGTCGAATGCCAAATCAATCGCACCCGTGTTCTCGTCTTTGTAGAGAATCTTTTCCCAGGATTCTCCGCCGTCGGTGGAGCGGAATATGCCGCGCTCCTGGTTCGGCCCGTAGGGATGTCCGAGCACCGCGGC
The Terriglobia bacterium genome window above contains:
- a CDS encoding glycoside hydrolase — its product is MGRLRWLLVMLCVGAPLVGQQFSPSLYQEMRWRMIGPFRGGRTVAATGIPGKQNVFYIGVNNGGAWKSTDFGHTWHPIFDGQPTGSIGALAVAPSNPDITYIGSGEGLQRPDLSTGDGIYKSTDAGKTWQHLGLRDGWQIPVVLVDPRDPNRVFAAVLGHPYGPNQERGIFRSTDGGESWEKILYKDENTGAIDLAFDPKNSQTLYAVLWSARRPPWTTGGAILGPGSGLFKSTDGGKTWQPLTQGLPTWAEGLGRIGLGIAPSNPNRIYATVQADAEHGGLYRSDNAGQTWNRVNNETRVYGRADDFAEVKVDPRNPDVVYSANTTTYRSTDGGTSFTAIKGAPGGDDYHRIWINPENPDIILMGADQGATLTVNGGATWSSWYNQPTAQFYHVITDDRFPYWVYGGQQESGSAGTASRSDYGAITFRDWHTVGTEEYGYVAPDPLHPNFIYGGKVSRYDQTTTQSQDVSPVVLRTGKYRFNRTAPLIFSPVDKHALYLGSNVLFKTTNGGQSWEVVSPDLTREHPGVPPNLGNFAANDKTEHRGVIYSIGPSFQDANVIWVGSDDGLIHVTRDGGKTWQNVTPAELTPWSKVAQIEAGHFDTNTCYAAVNRFRLDDLHAYIYRTHDGGETWQKITNGLPDDAAVNAVREDPERKGLLFAGTETSIWVSFDDGDHWQALQLNLPHTSMRDLVVHGDDIVVGTHGRSFWILDDITPLRQMSVEMARAQAHLFQPQVAYRVRRSTNTDTPLPPEEPAGQNPPDGAIINYYLKDESQQAVLEVFDAAEKLVRRFASTDKPEEINPKDLTVMTSWARPPRVLAASSGMHRWVWDLHYPPPAVLRRNLPISAIPHDTPLAPQGPRALPGEYTVKLTADGKTLSQKLTVKMDPRVTTPAEGLAQQFDIATKIADVLQQDYDALQQVRSVRTQLRNLLMPAKSLPGDVAEAINELDKTLRTLEGAPGEYGQRAASDNLTGLSSSLGTVYEMVDSADTAPTSQVVATFRDLQRSLPLLLTKWEQVKSRDLAALNQKLRSASLPEVQISSGAK